A section of the Glandiceps talaboti chromosome 8, keGlaTala1.1, whole genome shotgun sequence genome encodes:
- the LOC144438678 gene encoding uncharacterized protein LOC144438678: protein MDELSAQVKYDGDYRRSSLLCFTETWLKEDSPDIDLEGFTCIRHDRDKEKTGKSIGGGLCIFVNDNWSNNYTIRETVSTKDLEILTVSFRPYYLPREFGQVTVILVYVPGPDNTAAAERIAQSYNAAVNRSVDQPVFILGDFNMCDISSQLPNLQQYVTCSTRLNRTLDKCYGNISDAFSVRSAHPLGRSDHDVIHLLPKYRQKLKTSRPKTKVIKHWTSDSVEILQACFECVCKYQPWVRKDLRSQLAEIRKAFKQSDTIKVREQRKVFRSMVKQAKIDYKNKVEDNLSKGKAKDAWKGLNTIMGKNQKTKGISTDDPLGFANELNQFYARFDIHDFRSECDTISQSLTPSPVTIEEREVASCFLKLDPSKASGPDGLKGKVLKTCAWQLSGVLTRLFQLLLNTCFVPRLWKISNIIPVPKKTNPNQLNDYRPVSLTSILAKCMERLVSNQLKTSVADRLDPLQFAYKPKRGVEDASVTLINLIASHLDDASNYTRILFMDFSSAFNTIQPHLLIKRLIHLQVNHTIVLWIRQFLSDRPQRVLVNGHMSSELTLNTGAPQGCVLSPMLFSIYTNEVSISNTLLTLIKFADDMALVARLKDEDSLSNYFLEIGHLCSWFKDNFLTLNIAKTKELVLDNRRKSDTIVPINIDGQNVEIVSSFKYLGSHLDQDLNFRINTDSIYKKAHQRLFLLRKLKSFDVSTHILVSVYRCCIESVLTFNIVSWFGHLSVRDKTRLSRIVNICSRLVGVRFTELGDLYKQALRRKGLSILKDPSHPLYDRFQYLPSGRRLLVPRAKKNIFKKSFVPSAVAVLNANMPKSLTRSRAPTPVSRDF, encoded by the exons ATGGACGAACTTTCTGCCCAGGTGAAATATGACGGGGATTATCGAAGGAGTAGCTTGTTGTGTTTTACTGAAACATGGTTAAAAGAAGATTCACCTGACATAGATCTTGAGGGGTTTACTTGTATTCGCCATGATAGAGACAAGGAAAAAACTGGAAAAAGCATAGGTGGAGGACTTTGTATTTTTGTTAATGACAACTGGTCAAACAACTACACTATTCGCGAAACTGTGAGTACAAAAGATCTTGAAATCCTAACAGTTTCATTCAGACCCTACTATTTGCCCCGGGAATTCGGACAGGTGACGGTAATACTTGTGTATGTACCTGGTCCAGACAATACAGCAGCAGCCGAGCGCATAGCGCAGAGTTATAATGCAGCTGTTAATCGATCAGTCGACCAACCCGTCTTCATTCTCGGCGACTTTAACATGTGTGACATCAGTAGTCAACTGCCTAATTTGCAGCAATATGTAACATGTTCAACACGTCTGAATCGCACCCTGGACAAGTGCTACGGTAACATCAGTGATGCCTTTTCTGTCAGAAGTGCGCACCCACTTGGTCGGTCTGATCATGACGTCATCCATCTTCTTCCAAAATACAGGCAGAAATTGAAGACTTCAAGACCAAAGACAAAGGTTATAAAACATTGGACATCTGATAGTGTAGAAATACTGCAAGCATGTTTTGAGT GTGTTTGCAAATACCAACCATGGGTACGTAAAGATCTGCGTAGTCAATTGGCAGAAATTAGGAAAGCGTTTAAACAGAGTGATACGATTAAGGTCAGAGAACAACGTAAAGTGTTTAGAAGTATGGTTAAGCAAGCTAAAATTGATTACAAGAATAAGGTTGAAGACAATCTCAGTAAAGGTAAAGCAAAAGATGCCTGGAAAGGCCTTAATACGATTATGGGTAAGAATCAGAAGACGAAGGGAATAAGTACTGATGACCCCCTAGGTTTTGCAAATGAATTGAATCAATTTTATGCCAGATTTGATATACATGATTTTAGGAGTGAATGTGATACTATTTCTCAATCTCTTACTCCATCGCCAGTAACTATCGAAGAGAGAGAAGTTGCTTCTTGCTTTTTAAAACTTGATCCTTCCAAAGCCTCTGGACCAGATGGCCTGAAGGgtaaagttttaaaaacatgTGCTTGGCAGTTGAGTGGAGTGTTAACCCGTCTATTTCAACTACTTTTAAACACTTGTTTCGTACCCAGATTATGGAAAATATCTAACATAATCCCTGTCCCTAAAAAAACAAATCCGAATCAATTGAATGATTACAGACCAGTTTCACTGACATCAATCCTTGCCAAATGTATGGAAAGGCTAGTTAGTAATCAGCTAAAAACGTCTGTGGCCGATCGCTTGGACCCTTTACAATTTGCTTACAAGCCCAAAAGAGGGGTAGAGGATGCTAGTGTGACTCTTATAAATCTAATTGCCAGTCATCTCGATGACGCCTCAAACTACACTCGAATTCTATTCATGGATTTTTCTTCTGCCTTTAACACAATCCAACCCCATCTGTTGATTAAGAGGCTAATACACTTACAGGTCAATCATACAATCGTGCTTTGGATTAGGCAGTTTCTAAGCGATCGACCACAGCGTGTCCTTGTAAACGGGCATATGTCTAGTGAACTAACGTTAAATACGGGTGCTCCACAGGGATGTGTCCTGTCACCCATGCTGTTTTCAATTTACACAAACGAAGTCAGTATTTCGAATACATTGTTAACTTTAATCAAATTTGCCGATGACATGGCGTTAGTTGCGAGACTGAAAGATGAAGATTCCTTGTCAAACTACTTCCTTGAAATAGGTCATCTTTGCTCTTGGTTCAAAGATAATTTTCTTACGTtgaatattgcaaagacaaaAGAATTAGTTCTTGATAATCGTAGAAAGTCAGATACAATTGTACCCATTAATATTGACGGTCAAAATGTGGAAATAGTGTCATCGTTCAAGTATTTGGGTTCTCACTTAGATCAGGACCTCAATTTCAGGATAAACACCGATAGTATATACAAAAAGGCTCATCAACGCCTTTTTCTTTTGAGGAAACTCAAGAGCTTCGATGTTAGCACACATATTCTAGTTTCTGTTTATCGCTGCTGTATTGAGAGTGttttgacatttaatattgtCTCTTGGTTTGGTCACCTTTCCGTTAGAGATAAGACAAGACTTTCGAGAATTGTGAATATTTGTAGCAGACTTGTCGGGGTAAGGTTCACTGAGCTTGGAGATCTGTACAAACAGGCTCTCCGTAGGAAAGGTCTGTCAATTCTAAAAGACCCATCCCACCCATTATATGACAGATTTCAGTATCTGCCTTCAGGTCGCCGGTTGCTGGTGCCTAgggcaaagaaaaatatatttaagaAGTCGTTTGTCCCATCTGCTGTCGCTGTTTTAAACGCAAATATGCCTAAATCACTGACAAGGAGCAGGGCTCCAACACCTGTCAGTCGAGACTTTTAG
- the LOC144438817 gene encoding uncharacterized protein LOC144438817 translates to MDEKAAVRNFRDFLTVYNTFTEKCFNHCVSNLNYRILTPEEEICVDRCASKLVNVNHRLIGTYMEVSPLAKMMGSEDQGQIAASQAEQIMQQQQSLETVQALNVAELKMENSVSPINPDSDAGVVTNSSSEEISETYNETL, encoded by the exons TTCAGAGACTTTCTAACAGTGTACAACACATTTACAGAGAAATGTTTTAATCACTGTGTATCAAACTTGAACTATAGAATACTGACACCAGAAGAG GAAATCTGTGTAGACAGATGTGCAAGCAAATTGGTTAATGTCAACCACCGACTTATAGGAACATACATGGAAGTCAGTCCATTGGCTAAAATGATGGGATCAGAGGACCAGGGACAAATAGCTGCTTCTCAGGCAGAACAAAtaatgcaacaacaacaaagtctGGAAACTGTTCAAGCGCTAAATGTAGCAGAACTGAAAATGGAAAACAGTGTTAGCCCAATAAATCCAGACAGTGATGCTGGTGTGGTCACCAATAGCAGTTCAGAAGAAATATCAGAAACTTATAATGAGACATTATAg